The region GAATTAGTATTTGCTTGGAACAATTTCCTGAATTAGTAAACGCGTTAAAAGGATTCAAATGAAAGAACACCAAATATTAATTGTAGATGATACCTCTGCCAATGTGCAAGTATTAGGACAAATTCTTTCCACGAAAGGATACCAAATAGTAATTGCGGCAAATGGGAAACAGGCGCTAAAAGCTGTAGAGCAGCAAATTCCTGATTTAATTCTTCTTGATATTAACATGCCAGAAATGGATGGGTTTGAAACCTGTAAAGTTTTGAAATCTCAGAAGTCTTTTGCTGAAATTCCAATTCTGTTTTTGACAGCAAGAACAGACGCAGAGGATATCGCTAACGCATTTCAAATTGGGGGAAGTGATTATATCACAAAGCCATTTAATCCAGTAGAGTTATTGGCAAGAGTTCATTTTCAAATTTCACTCAAAGAAAAAACGAGAGAACTAAATGAAACGAATGAAAAAAACAAACAATTGGTTCGTGTGCTTTTGCATGATCTTCGTAATCCAATCAGTGCAATTAAGTCTGCCAATGAAATGGCACAAGAAGATAAAAGCTTAACTGATACTATGAATGGTTTAGTTGGTAAGGCAGTGGATAATTGTCTTAGTATTCTAGACAGTGTAAAAAAAATGTATGCGATCGATGAGGCAATGTATTCTCCGCAGCTAACATCAGTTAATCTCAAAGAGGCAATTCAATCTTCTCTTATTATCTTCGAGCATCGTCTTGCTGAAAAAAAAGTTACTGTGCACTTAGACATTCCGGAAGACTTGAATGCGTTAGTCGATGCTAGTTCTTTTGTCTATTCTGTCTTTAATAATCTACTGACCAACGCGATGAAATTTTCTTATTCAGGTTCAAACATTTATATCAAAGGATGCCGGGAAAAAGACTCCGTCCTACTTTCTATCAGAGACGAAGGAATTGGAATGCCACAAAGTATTTTAAATAATATCTTTGATATAAGTAAGCCCACTAGCCGCGAAGGAACGCAAGGGGAAACGGGAACCGGCTACGGAATGCCTCTTGTGAAAAAATTTGTAGAAATGTTCCGTGGTAAACTAACTATCGAATCCTTTGAAAAACCTCATCCACGGCGGGGAACAGTGGTTAGCCTTTATCTAAAAGAATCCTAAGACGAAGTCATTGCCACAGAGACAAGGAGGATTCTTAACCACGAAGAGCACGAAGGACACGAAGAAGGAATGCGTTAAGAATACTTCTTACCTAAGAGCCACATAGAAGGGACGTAAAAGCCATCAAATTGCCCTTCTTCGGCTTCTATGTCCCTTTTAATCTAGAACTAGATTGGTCTTAGGTGTAAACGGTGGTAATTCGATTTGTAATGGCGAAAGCTTTTCTCTTTTAAATATTAAAAACTAAAGTGGTTCTATTCTGGGTATATCCAAAATTTTTATAGGCTTACCTTTGCACTATTTCAATATTTGTTTATTTTTACTATTGACCGAATTGATCGAGTGTGGGAAATATTGGATTGGTTTAGGTGCCGCAGGTATCAAAGGATTATTTAATGAAAAAATTTATGATTAGCTCTTTTTTTATAGTTTTATTTATTTGCCTATTTGTCTCTAATTGGAATTCCCCCTACATTATAAAAAAGAAATATAGTATATTCCGATATTTATCAAAAAATTTTGTTGCGACTGAAATTTTGGACTACAAAATGTTTTTGAATCCAAAAGATGAAGTTATTACTCCTTTTATGTATGCTTATCGTCATTGGGAGCCGAATGAAACTTCTATTATATTTCATAATTTAAAGGAAGGAGATGTATTTATAGATGTTGGGGCAAACATCGGTTATTACACACTATTGGCTTCGAAAAAGGTTGGTATTACTGGACATGTCTATTCATTTGAGCCAGAGACTGAAAATTATGAACTACTAAAGCAGAATATTATTTTAAATAATTTACAAAATGTTACCGTTGAGAAGAAAGCTGTAGCAAATAAACCAGGGCGGATGAAGCTTTATTTGAATCCTACAAATAAGGGAGACCATAGCTTACGTGACGATAAAATGAATCGTGATTATCAAGAAGTAGATGTAATAAGTTTGGATGATTATTTTAAAGATAAGAAAATAAATTTTATAAAAATAGATGTTCAAGGTGCTGATGTTCTAGTTATCCAAGGTGCTAAAGGAATAATGTCTAATAATCCCAATATTTTGATAGTCAGTGAATTCTCCACAATGAATTTTAGAAAAATGAACACAGACCCTAAAGAATATTTAGATGAGTTATCAAAAATGGGATTTGTCTTCTACAATATAGATGATAAGAATCAATCAATTGATAAATTGTCAATTGAATCTATATTGAAACGCTATGATTTTCAAGGAATCGAAACTAATTTATTTATCGTTCCAAAGCTAAAAAATGTTATTATAAAATGAAAAATAAATTACAATACCTGCACAGAACCTAATAAAGAGTATCCGCTAAGAGAATGGACTATGTTTGGAATCTGTCCACTACATCTTCCTCAGTGCATTAGTTTCTACTAGACAATTTATAAACAAGCGTAAACAGTAAAACTATGAAATTCGCTGACCCTAAAAACGATGTTGCTTTCTGAAAGATATTTGGAAATGAAGCAAAGAAAGTTATTCTCATCTCATTTTTGAATTCAGTGTTGGGTTTGGAAGGAGACAGAAAAATTATCGAATTGTATTTTTGTAATACTTTTCAACTTCCGAGAGTAGCTGGACTCAAATCATCTACCATTGATGTTAATGTAAAAGACCAATCAGGGACGACATATATAGTAGAAATGCAATTGAGACTGCAACAGAAATGAAAAAAGATGGGTTCGCGATTACTAAAATTGTAAAATATACAGGTCTTAGTATAGAGGACATTGAAAAGTTATAAGTCAAATCTCTACATCAAAGAAGCGTATAGATATCCTTCAATAAATGGTAGAAAAGGCATGGATTCTACTATGCCCTCTAGCCCCAGGATGCCCATCATCTAGTTCAATTTCCTTAATTTGACAGTTTTAAACCTAATCCAATAACCCCTTTTTACGATTTCTACAGTAATATATTGCAAAATGCTAGACAACTTGGCTTTGCTATGGAAAAGTGGTTAAATCATGATTAATAACGAGGGTTGATTTCTATGTATCGACTAGATGAACGAGAAACGGATAAAGAGATTTATCTCAGCGAAAAAAGTGCAGTCTTTCGCGGAAATAGATTTGGTCAGCCCGTGATTATTAAGACTCTGCGAAGTGAATACCCCGATCCAGCCCTGATTAGTGAGTTCAAGCAGGAATATGAAATCTTACAAAAGCTACAGGGGCAGGGTTTAATTCGTGCGATTAGTCTAGAGAAATTCAAGTCAAGTCTGGCGATTATATTTGAAGACATTGGCGGAGAGGATTTGAGTAAGCTACTTGCTTATAAAAAATTTTCGTTGGTCGAATGCTTGGAGATAATGCTTGCTACAACTAAGGCATTGGGTAAAATTCATTCCGCAAATATTGTGCATCGTGATATTAAAGCGCATAATATCGTGTTAAACGAAAAAACAAGAGATTTACAAATCATTGATTTTGGCTCTGCCAGTTTTCTAATCAAGCAAAATTCTTTTATTCCAATGAATAGTTCTCTCGAAGGAACGCTATCTTATATATCTCCCGAGCAGACGGGAAGAATGAATCGCACTGTAGACTATCGCACCGACTACTATTCATTAGGCGTAACATTTTATCAAATCCTCACAGGCGAACTTCCCTTTGTCTATACAGATCCAATGGAATTGGTTCATGCCCATATCGCCAAAACACCAGTATCCCCCTTTAATAAAAATGGAACTCCTAAAATTCTATCTGATATAATCATGAAGCTTCTAGAAAAAAATCCAGAAGATAGATACCAGAGCGCGAATGGACTCATCTATGACTTGGAGTTATGCATTTCGAATCTAGATGCATTGCTATCCAATCCTGAAAACATTGAGGATCGTATTGAGAATATAAATAATGGATTGCAGATTGGACAAAAAGATTTTTCTACAAAATTTCAAATACCAGAAAAATTATATGGTAGAGCCAAAGAGATTATTCAAATTCTAAAATCATTTAAGCATGTAACAGAAGGAGAAGTTGAGTTAGTATTGATTTCAGGAAGATCCGGCATCGGCAAATCAGTATTAATCAATGAATTGAATAAACCTATTCTCGAATACAAAGGATATTTCGCTTCGGGAAAGTTTGATCAATTCAAACGCACGATTCCGTATTATGCAATCACTAGAGCCTTTCAAAATCTACTCAAACAAATATTAACAGAAAAAGAAGAATCTATTTTAATATGGAAACATGATTTGCAAGAGGCAGTAGGGGCTAACGGGCAAATTATTGTAGAAGTAATCCCTGAACTAGAAACTTTGATTGGTAGACAACCGCCAGTATCGGAGCTAGGTCTTGCTGAATCCAAGAATAGATTTAATCTTGTCTTTCAAAATTTTATCAAAGCATTCTGTCAAGAAGAACATGCGATTGCGATTTTCTTAGATGATTTGCAGTGGGCAGATACTCCTAGTATTTATCTGGTAGAATCTATTCTTACCAATCCAGAAATGAAGTTTCTATTATTGATACTTTCCTTTAGGGATAATGAAGTGTTGCCGACAGATGCATTTTCTCTTATGTTAGAAGACTTAAAGAAGAAAGGAATTGACTCTAAGAATATTAACCTGGAGCCGCTTTCCTTAAACGATGTAAATCATTTAGTCTCTGATACCTTGCATCTAGAAAAAAAACATACAAAAGAACTCGCTCAAATTCTACATACGAAGACAAAAGGAAATCCTTTCTTTGTAAATGCAATGTTTAAAAGTCTATACGACAAAGATTTAATTTATTACAAAGAAGGAATCTGGGCTTGGGATATAAGCAAAATTGAGCAGGGAAAAATTACCGAGAATGTAATTGATTTACTTATAGAAAAAGTAAAAGACTTAAATTTTTTACAAGCGGAGATATTGAAGTTAGCCGCTTGCATTGGGGATTCTTTCAGTATAGAAGTTTTCTTTCTCGTCTCCGGCAAACAACAAGAGAGTATTGCAAATGAACTAACAAGCATTTCGAATGAAGGTTTTTTAATTGTCACAAAGAATATAATCACCTTTGTGCATGATAAAATTCGTGAGGCTACTTATACATTAATCAACAATGAGGAAAGAGCAAAGAATCATTTTCTAATCGGAAAGACTTATTTGAGTCTGACAAAAGCAGAAGACATTGACGATTTAGTTTTTACAATTGTCAGCCAATTGAATCAGGGCATCGTTTATATAACCGAGGATTTAGAAAGAAAACAACTTTTAGAACTAAATGTTTTGGCGGGTAATAAGTCATTAGCCTCTTCTGCTTATGATGCGGCTTTGAGTTTTTATACTATGGCGGTTTCCTTATTATCAGAGAATTCGTGGAAGACGGACTATAAAAAAACTCTCGATCTATATATTGCAAAAGCACAGGCTGAATATCTTTCAACTAATTTCGAAATGGCAGAGAAAACCTTTGAATTAATCATGCACCATGCAGAGAGGAATCTAGATAAGATAAGTGTCTATGAATTAAAATCTTCTCTGTATACAAAGCAACTTAGAATGAGAGAGGCTTTGACTCTTGCTACCGATGCCTTGAAGCTATTGAAAGTTAGTATTCCCAAGCATCCAAGTGAGTTGTCTGCCATTCCAGAAATCATAAAAGCAAAGATTCAAATTGGTAGAAAAAACGCGAGTGACTTTCTTGATTTGCCGCTTATGGTAAATGAGACGGATTCAGCCATTATGCGTTTACTCAATATTAGCATTGCCCCTTCTTATCTTTCCAAGCCTTTACTATTTCCCGTTCTAGTCATGAAAATGGTGAACTTGAGTTTACGAAGAGGCATATCGCCAATATCCCCTTTTGCCTTTATTGTATTTGGAATGATACAAGGCTCTGCGTTAGGAGATTTTAAAACCGGATATGAATGGGGTAAACTAGCTATTAACCTCGTTGATAAGTATAATTTTAAATCAGTTCAGTGCAGAACTCTTATGGTATATGCCTGTGCCGTGCATCATTGGACAAACCATGCAAGGACTGGAAACGAGTTTCTCTTGAGATCGATTCAAAGTGGTATTGAAAATGGAGACTTGGAGTATACTAGTTATTCGCTCATTCATATTTCCTTTCAGGCACTTGCCATGCGCAAACCTCTGAAAGAAGTATTGGAAATCTTTGAGAAGATGAGACCGACATTTCTTAAAATCAAACAAGACCATGCCTATTTCACGGCAGCTATTGTAGAGCAAACAGCCATTAACCTCAAAGAAGTATCTCAGAAGATTCATCAATTAAAAGGAGTAGCATTTGACGAGGATACCTATGTTCATATCTGGATAGAAACAAATAATTCGAGTGCGCTTCATTGCTATTATACAATGAAATGTGTCATCGGATATTTTTTCGAAGAGCCCGAAGTTGTAGAGGCATACTCCCGTAAGGCGGTGAAACATGAGAAGAGTAATCTAGGAACAATGTTTGGTCCTGAGATTCTGTTTTTCGATTCACTCAATCTAAGTCGATTGTATAACGCCGCTACAATTAAATCTAAAAAGAAAGAATATAAAAAGCGTATCGCAAAAAATGCTAAGAAGATGAAAGCCTGGGCGGTTAGTTGTGAAGCAAATTACGGACATAAATTTAATATTCTACAGGGGTTAATCCGCGAGATAGAGGGTAATGACTCTTTAGCGCTTAAAGAGTATAAGACTGCAATTTATTTAGCTAAAAAGCATGAGTATATTTTGGAAGAAGCAATTGCCAATGAACTATCTGCGGCTATTTGGCGTAAGACCCAAGATGAACAGTATGAACAAATTCATCTAATCGAAGCTCATTATTGCTACCGAAGGTGGGGATCAGAACCAATGGTAAAGAAATTAGAAGATCAGTTTCCTTTTCTCAAACGAAAATACAATACTGCTCAATCAGAATTAATGGTTACTCATAGTAAAACTCTAAGCACAGGAAATTTCTTAGATTTAAACACAGTAGTCAAAGCTTCTCAGACTCTATCCGGAGAAATTCAATTTGGTAGATTGCTAGAGAAGATGATGAAGATTCTATTTGAAAATGCAGGTGCAGAGAGAGGATTTTTTATTTTAAAAGAGACAGATAATCTTTTTATCGAAGCAGAAGGAAAGGCTGATTCGAATTATATCGAAGTCTTAAAAGCAAAGTCAGTGCAAGTAGCTACTGAAATTTCTGTGAGCATTGTAAATTATGTAGCCCGCACAAAGAATTTAGTCTTACTCAATGATGCTACTAAATCAGGAATGTTTACGAATGACTCGTATGTAAAAGCCAATACACCAAAGTCTATTCTTTGTTATCCTATACTCAATCAAGGACATCTAGTAGGAATTGTTTATTTAGAAAACAATCTTACTACAGATGCATTTACACCGGATCGTGTAGAAATATTAAAAGTGTTATCTTCCCAAATAGCGGTGAGTGT is a window of Leptospiraceae bacterium DNA encoding:
- a CDS encoding hybrid sensor histidine kinase/response regulator → MKEHQILIVDDTSANVQVLGQILSTKGYQIVIAANGKQALKAVEQQIPDLILLDINMPEMDGFETCKVLKSQKSFAEIPILFLTARTDAEDIANAFQIGGSDYITKPFNPVELLARVHFQISLKEKTRELNETNEKNKQLVRVLLHDLRNPISAIKSANEMAQEDKSLTDTMNGLVGKAVDNCLSILDSVKKMYAIDEAMYSPQLTSVNLKEAIQSSLIIFEHRLAEKKVTVHLDIPEDLNALVDASSFVYSVFNNLLTNAMKFSYSGSNIYIKGCREKDSVLLSIRDEGIGMPQSILNNIFDISKPTSREGTQGETGTGYGMPLVKKFVEMFRGKLTIESFEKPHPRRGTVVSLYLKES
- a CDS encoding FkbM family methyltransferase: MKKFMISSFFIVLFICLFVSNWNSPYIIKKKYSIFRYLSKNFVATEILDYKMFLNPKDEVITPFMYAYRHWEPNETSIIFHNLKEGDVFIDVGANIGYYTLLASKKVGITGHVYSFEPETENYELLKQNIILNNLQNVTVEKKAVANKPGRMKLYLNPTNKGDHSLRDDKMNRDYQEVDVISLDDYFKDKKINFIKIDVQGADVLVIQGAKGIMSNNPNILIVSEFSTMNFRKMNTDPKEYLDELSKMGFVFYNIDDKNQSIDKLSIESILKRYDFQGIETNLFIVPKLKNVIIK
- a CDS encoding PD-(D/E)XK nuclease family transposase, with amino-acid sequence MFGNEAKKVILISFLNSVLGLEGDRKIIELYFCNTFQLPRVAGLKSSTIDVNVKDQSGTTYIVEMQLRLQQK
- a CDS encoding AAA family ATPase codes for the protein MYRLDERETDKEIYLSEKSAVFRGNRFGQPVIIKTLRSEYPDPALISEFKQEYEILQKLQGQGLIRAISLEKFKSSLAIIFEDIGGEDLSKLLAYKKFSLVECLEIMLATTKALGKIHSANIVHRDIKAHNIVLNEKTRDLQIIDFGSASFLIKQNSFIPMNSSLEGTLSYISPEQTGRMNRTVDYRTDYYSLGVTFYQILTGELPFVYTDPMELVHAHIAKTPVSPFNKNGTPKILSDIIMKLLEKNPEDRYQSANGLIYDLELCISNLDALLSNPENIEDRIENINNGLQIGQKDFSTKFQIPEKLYGRAKEIIQILKSFKHVTEGEVELVLISGRSGIGKSVLINELNKPILEYKGYFASGKFDQFKRTIPYYAITRAFQNLLKQILTEKEESILIWKHDLQEAVGANGQIIVEVIPELETLIGRQPPVSELGLAESKNRFNLVFQNFIKAFCQEEHAIAIFLDDLQWADTPSIYLVESILTNPEMKFLLLILSFRDNEVLPTDAFSLMLEDLKKKGIDSKNINLEPLSLNDVNHLVSDTLHLEKKHTKELAQILHTKTKGNPFFVNAMFKSLYDKDLIYYKEGIWAWDISKIEQGKITENVIDLLIEKVKDLNFLQAEILKLAACIGDSFSIEVFFLVSGKQQESIANELTSISNEGFLIVTKNIITFVHDKIREATYTLINNEERAKNHFLIGKTYLSLTKAEDIDDLVFTIVSQLNQGIVYITEDLERKQLLELNVLAGNKSLASSAYDAALSFYTMAVSLLSENSWKTDYKKTLDLYIAKAQAEYLSTNFEMAEKTFELIMHHAERNLDKISVYELKSSLYTKQLRMREALTLATDALKLLKVSIPKHPSELSAIPEIIKAKIQIGRKNASDFLDLPLMVNETDSAIMRLLNISIAPSYLSKPLLFPVLVMKMVNLSLRRGISPISPFAFIVFGMIQGSALGDFKTGYEWGKLAINLVDKYNFKSVQCRTLMVYACAVHHWTNHARTGNEFLLRSIQSGIENGDLEYTSYSLIHISFQALAMRKPLKEVLEIFEKMRPTFLKIKQDHAYFTAAIVEQTAINLKEVSQKIHQLKGVAFDEDTYVHIWIETNNSSALHCYYTMKCVIGYFFEEPEVVEAYSRKAVKHEKSNLGTMFGPEILFFDSLNLSRLYNAATIKSKKKEYKKRIAKNAKKMKAWAVSCEANYGHKFNILQGLIREIEGNDSLALKEYKTAIYLAKKHEYILEEAIANELSAAIWRKTQDEQYEQIHLIEAHYCYRRWGSEPMVKKLEDQFPFLKRKYNTAQSELMVTHSKTLSTGNFLDLNTVVKASQTLSGEIQFGRLLEKMMKILFENAGAERGFFILKETDNLFIEAEGKADSNYIEVLKAKSVQVATEISVSIVNYVARTKNLVLLNDATKSGMFTNDSYVKANTPKSILCYPILNQGHLVGIVYLENNLTTDAFTPDRVEILKVLSSQIAVSVENSLLYTSLEAKVMERTRDLNEALVEVRSLKEQQDGDYFLNTLLIEPLAQNNAQSSNVEIEFFIKQKKQFIFRNGYYELGGDINISENLELQKNKYIVFLNGDAMGKSIQGAGGVLVLGTVFKSIIQRTQSTDYGKTVYPEKWLKDAFIEMHKAFVSFDGSMLMSLVFGLIDERTGVMYFLNAEHPDMALYRDGKASFIENTTPYTKLGTQGQAGSISIQVFSLLPGDIVISGSDGRDDIIIGKEENSEYDIINEDHDLFLHHVEHAEGDLHKIYEMIAATGKLMDDISLCKVYFKGYPLNEAKVSLEATLKSLSQYKIDCNYAKFLELAHRLIADYPHLTNYLYEISNVYKEIKQYDKAITVAERARLRYPKNFNNLLVLLESYIHVGKTEKVRITIDTCLSLKPNDERLLALVSLARK